The DNA segment TTCAGCTGCCCGTCGAGAACGCTGACGCCGAGGGGATCCATCACTTCTGGACGTTCCAGGACGCACGCGAGATCCGGGAACACGCTGCCGAGGCCGAGACGGGTATCGTCATCGGGGCGGGGCTGCTCGGGATCGATCTGGCGGCAATCTGTGGGGCACAGGGCGTCGACGCCAAGTACCTCATGCGTGGCAACCGCTGGTGGCGGTATGCGCTGAGTTCCGACGGTGCGGAGATCATCCACGACGCCCTCGAGAATATCGGTGTCGAGCCGGTCTTCGAGAGCGGTCTCGATTACTTCGAAGTCGACGACAGCGGCCACGTCAGCGGCGTCGTCGACACGAACGGCGTCACCCACGAAACGGACTTCGTCGGAATCGCTGTCGGGCTCGACTACAACACCGAGTTCCTCGAGGGGACGCCGATCGACGTCGAGGACGGCGTCCTGGTCGATCAACACATGCAGACGAACGTCGAGGACATCTATGCCGCCGGCGACATCACGGAATACTACGACGTGATCCTCGAAGACCGCACGCAGAACGGTGCGTGGGGCTCGGCGAAAGAGCAGGGCGTCGTCGCCGGGACGAATATGGCCACCGACGACACGACCAAGGAGTTCCGGTACGTCCCCTCCTACTCGATCACGCACTTCGACTTCCCGTTTCTCTCGTTCGGTCATCCGACGATCGGCGACTCGGACGCCGAACGCAAGTACTCCGAAAGCGAGTGGCGCCGGCTCACGTTCAAGAACGGCAAGCTCGTCGGCGGCGTGCTGATCGGGGACCTTTCCCAGCAGAGCACGTTCAAGAAGATCATCCGCCAGGAGCGACCCGTCGCCGATCAGAAAGAGAAACTACTTGAGAAAGACGTCGACCTGGACGCGCTGGCGCCATCGGCGATCGAGTAGCCCATTTGACGCTGCTGGCGGTGGGCCGTTTGATCACCGACTGACGTCCGGACGTTTTTATCCGATACCGTCCCAACTGCTAGGCGATGGGACCGGTTCCGGAACTCGACGCGCGTGCGCAGGCCTGTGCCGATCGATTACTGACGGCCGAGGAGGTCCTGCTGGCCTCGCATATCGACGCGGACGGATTGACGAGCGCAGCGATCGCTTCGACGGCGCTCGAACGTGCCGGACTGGCACACGAGGTGGTCTTCAAGAAACAGCTCGACGCCGAGGAGATTGCCTCAATCGCGGCGATGGAGTACGAGACGGTCCTGTTCACCGACTTCGGGAGCGGCCAGTTGGACGTGATCAGCCAGCACGTCGACGACGGTGACTTCGAGGCCGTGATCGCCGATCACCACCAGCCGTCGGACGCGGGCGACTGCGCCCCCGGATTCGAGGACACCGACGGGTACGGGGACTTCGCGTGGCACCTCAACCCGCTGCTCGAAGGTATCGACGGCGCCTCGGAGTTGTCGGGCGCGGGCGCCAGCTACGTGCTCGCACGTGCGCTAGGTGGCGACCGGAACCGCGATCTCGCCGCCCTGGCTGTCGTCGGTGCCGTCGGAGATATGCAAGCGACGGGCGGGGAGCTACGCGGCGCGAACGAGCGGGTCGTCGCCGACGGCGTCGATGCCGGTGTCGTCACCGAGGCTCGCGATCTGTCGCTATACGGCAAACAGACGCGGCCGCTACCGAAACTGCTTGAATATGCCAGCGACGTACACATCCCCGGCATATCCAACGACGAGTCCGGCGCGATCGCGTTTCTGGAGGATCTCGGACTCGATCTTCGTTCTGACGGCGACTGGCGACGGTGGGTCGATCTCTCCGACGGGGAACGCCAGACCCTTGCAAGTGCGCTCGTCCAGCGAGCGGTCTCCCGTGGCGTCCCTGCCGAGAAGATCGACCGGCTGGTCGCGACGACCTACACATTCCCGAACGAGCCGGAGGGGACTGAACTCAGGGACGCAAGCGAGTTCTCGACGCTGTTGAACGCGACGGCGCGCTACGAGCGGGCCGATGTCGGCCTCGCGGTCTGTCTGGGCGAGCGTGGCGAGCCGCTCGAACGCGCCCGACGACTCCTTGCGAACCACCGACGCAATCTCTCGGAGGGGATCGACTGGGTGACCCAGCAGGGTGTCGAGCAGCGCGAACACGTCCAATATTTCAACGCGGACGATCGGATCCGGGAGACGATCGTCGGCATCGTCGCGGGTATGGCGCTCGGCAACGAGGGCGTCTCGCGGTCGAAGCCGATCGTCGCGTTCGCCCGGAAAAGTGACGGCGAGTTGAAGGTGTCCGCCCGCGGCACGGGCGTGCTCGTCGGGCAGGGACTGGATCTATCGGTCGTCATGCGCGAAGCGTCCCGGGCCGTCGACGGCGACGGCGGCGGGCACGACGTCGCTGCCGGCGCGACGATCCCGGACGGACACGAGGAAGCGTTTCTCGATGCTGCCGACCGGATCGTCGGTGACCAACTCGACTAACGCAGCGACAGGAAAAAATATCGGGCGGCGACGCGTCGCTTATTCCTCGTCTTCGACGTCCTCGACAGCGACGTCTTCAGGCTGTGCGGGGTCGTCGTCACCGAGCAGCGATTTGGCGGCGTAGGCGACACCACCGGCGGTGCCCAGCGCACCGCTGACGACGCCGAAGCCGGGGCCGAATCCGTCGCCGGACTCGGTCGTCGTACCACTGCCGCCGTCGGCGGGCGAGATAGTGACGTTGACAGTGTCGGTCGCCGTCTTGCCCTGGCCGTCGTCGACGGTGAGTTCGAAGGTCAGCGTCGTCTCACTGTCGACGTCCGGCGCGTTGAAGGCTGCGCCGGAACTGTCCGCACCGACCAGGTCGACTTCGGGAGTACCGCCTGTCTGCTCCCAGTGGTAGGAGAGCGTCCCACCGTTGGGGTCCTCGGAGTCGACCGACTGCAGCGAGACGGTGTTACCCGGTTTCGTGTTCTTGTCATCGCCGGCGTCGGCGATCGGCGCGTCGTTTGCCGACTGCGGGAGAACTGTCGCCGTCGTCGTTCCCGTCGCTTCGTTGTCGTCCGGATCGGACACTGTGACCGTGAATTCCAGTGTCGTCTCCTCTTCGACATCGGGAGCGATGAACGTCGGCTGTGCCGTGTCCGTACTGTTGAATTCCTGGACGTCGGGGCCGGCCGTCTGCTCCCACTGGAATGTCAGTTCCTGACCGTCCGGATCCTTGGATTTCGAGGCGTCGAGAGAAGCCTCGACACCGCCGAAGACCGTCGGACCGGGCGCGGCGATGGCTTGCAGGCCACCACCCGGGGGCTGGCCGGAAACCAGCGTCTGGATAGTGTACAGCGGGATGAGCGGCGGCGATCCTTCGCTGTAGGAGAGCGAACTCTCCTGATCGACCACGTTGTCGGGCCCGACCAGATCGATCACGCGGGGTGCGCTCTCAAGCGCTCCTTCTTTTCCACCGCCGAAGTTCCAATCACCGGCCTCGCCGGGGTTGATGCCCTGGCGGATGCCGTTCTCACCGAAGCCGTCCTGGCTGAACACCATCATCGCGGTTTTCAGCTGCGTGATGTCCTCGGTGTTGATCGGCGATTTCGGAATGCCGAACGTGATCGTGTTGTTCTCGGTATCTCCCGAGGCCGGGATTTCCTCGACGATAGCGTTCCCGTTGGCGTCTTCGAGGCGAGCACTGCCGGCCTGGATATGGGCAACGTAGTGATACGGCTCCTGGAACTGTGAGACGGTGCCAGCAGTTCCTTCCGTGCTTGTCGGCGCGTCTTCCGGCGCGTTCGGATCCTGGATGTACACCTGGATGACCTGAGAACTGAAGCCGGCGTCGTTGCCGAATTGGTTCTTCTGGACGCCCATCGTGGCGGTGAACGTCCATTCTTGTGCCTTGCTCTCAATGTTGACGTTCGTGACGTCGAACTGCCCCTTCTCGAGGTTCGCCGGGTAGGTGTAGGAACCCGGACCGAAGTCGTCGCCTTCCGGATCGGAGATCGAACCGATCCCCTGCTGGATCTTGTAGACGCCGTCCCAGCTTGCGAGCGGGATCTGTGCCTTCGCATCCGCGGTGTAGGCCAGCGCCTGCGCCTGGATCGTACCGGCGGGCGTGACCATGTCCATGACGTGCGGCGCGGTCTCGGTCGGCTCGCCGCTGGTACCGATCGTGTACTCGCCGGGCTGGCTGGCGAAGCTCTGGCGGACGCCGCCGGTCCCGAAGCCGTCGTACGGTGCGACCAGCGCGGCGATATCCATCCCTCGCGGGGAGCCGCCGATGGCGTCCATCGGGAAGTCAAAGCGGATGTCCGTCCCGTCGACTGCGAGGTTCACGTCGGAGCTGACGACCTCGCCGTTGGCGTTCTCGACCTGTGCGGTCCCCTCACCGTGGACGACCACGCGGTAGTGATACGGTTCGGCGAAGTTGACGTTCATCCCGTTGCGCCCTTCCGTGGACGTGGGCTGGTCGTCGCCGGCCTCGGGATCGCGGAGGTACACCTGTGGGAACTGCTGGGAGATCCCGTTGAGGCTCCAGACGTTCTGCATCTCCGTTGCCATGGTGTACTCGAAGCGTGCGCGGGACCGGCTCTCATAGATATTGACGTTCGTGATATCCCACATACCCTCGTAGAAATCACCTTCCGGCGCGTCCGGATACTGGAAGTTGCCGGGACCGTTGTCGTCGCCGGTCTCGTCGTTTGCGCGTCCGGCAATCTCGAACTCCGACGCCAGCGACGTGTACGGCAGCGTTGCCTTCGCGTCGGACGAATATGCCAGCGCGTCGGACTGTGTACTGGTCTCGGGCACGACCATATCGATGACTCGCGGGGCCTGCCCCGGCGTCTCGGCGCCGCCGAAGGCGTTCGAGCCTGCCTCGGCCTGCACGGGCATGACGTTGCCCTCGCCGTCGGGGTGGTACCCGAGCATCAGCGGCGCGACGTAGTACGAGCGGATCCCGCCCTCAATGGCGGTCTTGGGTATCTCGACGACGATCTCGTCGGCGACCCCGTTGGCCATGACCGACCCTTCGGCCACGACGTTGCCCTCGTGATCCTCGACGCGGGCACCGTTCTCGCCGTCGGCGACCAGCCGGTACTGATAGGGTGCCTCGAAGGTAACGTTCGTTCCGGCCCGACCCTCGGTCGCTCCGTTCTCGGCTTCGGGGTTCTGCAGGTAGATCTGCAGGTGCTGTGCCGTGATGCCGCCGGCGTACCCTTCGGGGTTCGTCAGATCGCCGGCGATCGGCGCCCGGAACTGGACGCTGTCGGCCGTCGTGTGGATCGTGAACCCGGACATGTCGAACGCGCCCTCGCCGTAGGCGTCGCCTGTCGGGTACGTGTACGATCCGGGTCCGTTGTCGTCGCCGGTGCCCTCGTCGAACTGGGCGATTCGGTCGCCAACGCTGAACAGCGTGTCCGTCTCGACGACGGCCAGCGTGTCGAACTCGACGGTGACGCCCTCGGTGTCGTTGTCGACGCCGATGTTCTCGCCGGCCGGATCGCCGGCGAAGCGGTTCGTCGTCGAGGTGCCCGGCAGCAGATCGACCTGCGCCGTGCCCGGGTCGAAGTGGACCATCACGACGACGTTCTCAGTGCCCTCGTCGGTCTCCATCGACCGACCGAACACGAGCACACTGTCGTCGGACTGGAACCACGTCTTCTGCATGTCGGCGTCGGGCTTGAGGATATCCTCGTCTTTGTACAGCTGGGTGACGTCCTTGTAGAACTGGAGGTGCTCGGCTGGCACGTCGTCGCCGTTCTCCTCCCAGTTCATGAACGCACGCTTGTAGTTCTCCGGACCGACGTCACCGGCACGCGGATCGTTGCCTTCGCCGTTGTAGTCGTAGCGCTGGTGGCCGTTCTCGGTGATCAGCCGTTCCTGGCCGTAGTAGATAAACGGTATCCCAGGGAGAGCGACTCCGGCCGCCCAGACCGCACGCTGGGCCTTGGCGGGGTCGTCGCGGGCCCCGTCACGAGCGATCTTGTAGAGCCGCTGCTCGTCGTGGTTCTCCGTCGAGTTGGCCAACAGCGTGTGGTCGGGCCACCCCTCGTTTTTGCGGTTCGCAACGATGTCGTACAGATCCATCGGGTCGCCGCCGTTGACGACTCCCTGGCCGCCGCTCTTCATGAAGCCCGACGTGTCGAAGTGCATGTCGAACTCGTTTTCGGCGAAGCTGGGATCGTTCGGGATGGTCTCGTCGAGCATCATAAACTCGCTGTTGTGCTCGCGTACCGCTTCCCGAACTTCCTTCCAGAAGCTGTGTGGTACGCCGTAGGCGATGTCACACCGGAAGGCGTCGACGCCCATCTCCGCCCAGTGCTCGGCCGCCGCGAGGATGTGCTCGCGCAGCGCGACGTTGCCGTAGTTCCACTGGGGCATCACGCGCAGCCCCGCGAAGCCGGTCATCGCCGGCGCGGGATCGACGATATCCCCGTCGGCGGTCGTGTTCGGGGCGTCCTTGCGGGCGAACCAGTCGAAGTACTTCGAACTGCTGTCGTTCTCGGCGATGCCCCTGTAGGTCCATCCGGACGGTCGCGTCTCGCTCAGGCTGGCGATCGTGTCCTGGAAGAACGGATGGTGGCGACCGCCGTGGTTGATGACGAAGTCGATGCAGACGTTGATGTCCTTCTGATGGGCGGCCTCCAGGAACTCCTGGAACTCGGCCATCGCGCTCTCGCGAGCGGCCTGGCGGGCGTTGTTCTCGGGGTCGTAGCCGTCTTCCCAGGGCCACGGTTCGTCGACGTAGTCGCTGAAGGTGTACTCGGAGGTGAGGTCCTCGGCCTTCTGGAAGTACGACAGCGCGTCGTAGCCGTGCGGACCGCCGCCGACGTACTTGAACCGGTTGCCCTCTCCGGACCACTCGTCGAAGTTCTGGCGCTTCCAGTTACCACTCTCGGAGGGCACCGTCGGCGTGAACCAGATCACGTCGACGTTCAGTTCTTCGAGGTAATCCAGCTTCTCCTGGAAGCTGCTGAAGTTCGCGTTGGAGTTATGGGTCGGCCACTCGCCGTCCTCCGGCGGGCCCATGAACGATCGCGGGAAGATCTCGTACATGATCCCGTCGTGGATCCACTCCGGCGGCCGGTTGGGATACTCGATGGCCTCGTTCTGCGGGTCGAGGACGACGGTGTCGGTGTAGCCGTGCGCGTTCGTATCCCAGGGTGCCGCGTGGACGCGAGCGGTCTCGCCGCCGAGCGCGCTCTTGGGAATCCGCGCCGTCCAGGAATCCGTCCCGTCGCCAACTGCGATGTCTTCCGTCGAGAGGGCGTCACGGCCGTCGGCGAGCCATTCGACGACCAGGTCGGCGGTCGCCATCGTGCTGTTGGGCGCGAGTTCCGGGTTCGATTCGAGGACGAACTCGCTGTTGTCGCTGTCGTAGTGGCCCTCGATCGCGACCCGCGGCGGGCCGCCCTGATCGCCGTTCTCCGGGAAGATGTGCAGCAGCTGCTCGTAGGTGTTGCCGTCCGGACCCGTGAGTTCGAGGACGTACCGGCCGGGCACGTCCGGCGCGAACTCGACGACGTTCTGATCGCCCGTATCGTACTGCTCGAACGTCTCCCCGTCGGATTCGTCCGACGGAGCGTATTCGAGCGCCGCGGAGCTGTCCTCCGGACTCTCCGTCAGTGACCACGAGAAGTTCTCGGCGTCGTAATTCTCCGGATCCTGCTGCGGTTCGCCGACGATCCGTGGCGCGAAGTTGTCACGGTCCTTCCCGCCGGCGTGGAAGTTCGTGAACGTCGTGAACATCGCGTCGTAGAACTTCTGTCCGACCTGTCCGAACCGCGGTGGCCCCGGGTGATACGTGTCGTCCCCGACCGCGCTGGCGAGGCTCAGCCGACGAACGTCCGACTGAGCGTTTGTCTGTCCAACCGCCGAAAGTGCTCCGACCCCTGCAAGTCCTGTGAGATATTCTCTTCGTTTCATGATTGAGTAACCACGATGGACGATCCCAGCGCGACCCGGCCGCCGTTGCGGAACTCGCCTGCATGTTCGGTCCCCGACTGCCTCTCCGCACTGCCCTGCCGGCCCGGAACTGAGATATCCATACGTACGCACACAACGTCTGGCGTCACATCTAAAAAGATTATGTTCTTCTTCATCACGGATGCAGGCGCAACAAGAAAAGTCACCCTAAAGCAGGGGCTTGTCTCGATCCCGACGCGGTCGCGGGGTCCGGTTCCGTGCCAGCGCTTGGCAACCGTCGATAGTGAACGTTTCGCTATGAGATCACACGTTCATATCACTGCACGGCCACTATTCTCGCCTGTACCTGCCGTAAACGAGTCCGCGGGCGTGCGGGAAGTCGTGCACGCCCTCAATCGTCAGACGCAGCCGTGATATCCTCCGATCGGCTTCCAGTCTCCGTGGTCGCCGGCGCGGGCAGGTCGGTCCGGACGTCGTCGTCCGGCCGCGACTCGATGGCTTTGGCGTATGCCTCGGGGAGGACACGCACGAACGCGTCCAGCGCTGACTCCCAGTCTTCGAGCAACTCCTTCGCGCGCGCCGAGTCCGTGTACTCGGCGTGGTTCTCGACGAGCCGCCGGAGCAGCCGCCGGTCGGCGCGCTTGAGCTGTCCGGAGAGCGATGTCATCTCAGTGTTCGCCCGCTCCGGGAACTCGTCGTCCGGGTCGTAGACGTATGCGATCCCGCCGGACATACCCGCGGCGAAGTTCTTGCCGGTCTCACCGAGCACGGCGATCGCGCCGCCGGTCATGTACTCACAGCCGTGGTCACCGACGCCTTCGACGACGCCTGTTACGCCGGAGTTGCGAACCGCGAATCGCTCGCCGGCCATCCCGTTGACGTAGGCCTCGCCACCAGTCGCGCCGTACAACCCGACGTTGCCGACGACGACGTTTTCGGCCGGATCGTAGGACGCACTATCCGGCGTCTCGACGATCAGTTTTCCGCCAGACAGGCCCTTGCCGACGTAGTCGTTCCCGGTCCCGGTCAGCGACATCGTGACTCCACTCGCGAGGAAGGCGCCGAAGCTCTGCCCGGCAGTCCCGCCGAAATCGAGCTGAATCGTATCGTCGGGCAACCCCTCGGGGCCGTGCGCTCGCGAGACGCGGTTCGAGATCGTCGCCCCGACCGCCCGATCGACGTTGTCGACCGTGCCGTCGAGCGCGACCGGCCGCCCCGTCTCGACGGCGTCACCGATCGCCTCGAGGACGTCCCAGTCGAGCTGGTCGTCGACGTCGTGGGTCTGCTCGCGGGTCTTGATCCGGTCGTCCGTCCCGGCGGGCGGGTCGGTGATCGCCGAGAGGTCCAGGTGCTGTGCCTTGGGGTGATCGACGTCGTCACGCTGGGCGAGCAGCTCGGCGCGGCCGATCATCTCGTCCAGTTCGGCGAACCCGAGTTCGGCCATGATCTCCCGCAGCTCCCGGGCGATGAACGTCATGTAGTTGATGACGTGATCGGGCTGGCCGGGGAACCGCTCGCGCAGCTCCTCCTTCTGGGTCGCCACGCCGACCGGACAGGTGTTCTCGTGACACTGGCGGGCCATCACACAGCCCTCCGTGACGAGCGGCGCGGTACCGAAGACGTACCCTTCCGCGCCGAGTAACGCGGCAACGGCCACGTCCCGGCCGGTCTTCAGCCCGCCGTCGGTCGTGACCGTGATCCGCGAGCGCAGCCCAGTTGCCCGGAGCATCCGGTTGGCCTCGGCGAGCCCCAGTTCCCAGGGGAGGCCCGCGTTCTTGATCGACGTCTTGGGCGAGGCGCCGGTCCCGCCCGAGCGACCCGAGATGTGAACCACGTCGGCGTTGGCCTTCGCGACGCCGGCCGCGATCGTCCCGATGCCGTCTTCGGCGACGAGTTTGACGTTGACGTCCGCCTCGGGGTTGCCCGCCTTGAGGTCGTGGATCAACTGCTTGAGGTCCTCGATGGAGTAGATGTCGTGCTGGGGCGGCGGCGAGATGAGCCCGACGCCGGGCGTCGCGTGGCGGATGTCGGCGATCATCTCGTTGACCTTCTTGCCGGGAAGGTGGCCGCCCTCGCCGGGTTTCGATCCCTGTGCCATCTTGATCTGCAGTTCCTCGGCCGCCGAGAGGTACGCCGAGGTGACGCCGAACCGCCCCGACGCGACCTGCTTGGTCTTCGAGCCCGTCTCGGTGTCGAATCGCTCGGGCGGCTCGCCGCCCTCGCCCGTATTCGAGTGTGCACCGATACGGTTCATCGCCTTCGCGAGGTTCTCGTGGGCTTCCGGGGAGATCGAGCCCAGCGACATGGCCGCCGTCTCGAAGCGCTCGACGATGTCCTCGACGGGCTCGACGTCCTCGATCGGGATCGACGCGCGGGCGTCGGTGTCGAACGCCAGGAGTCCGCGCAGCGTCTGGAGCGTCTCGTCTTGCTCGTTGATCGTCGCGGCGAACTCCTCGTAGGTCTCGTAATCGCCCGTCCGGACGGCCTGCTGGAGCGTGCCCGTCGTCTCGGGGTTCCACTGGTGGTGGATCCCGCCCGAGCGGAACTCGAACTCGCCCTGGCGTTCCATGTCGGCCCCGTCTTCGAACGCGACCGCGAACCGTTCGCGCAGATCGGCCTCCAGTTCGTCGATCCCGATCCCCTCCGTGCGGGTCGCCGTCCCCTCGAAGTACTCCGCGACGAAGTCCGAGGCGAGCCCGACGGCCTCGAAGATCTGGGCCCCCTGGTAGCTCTCGAGCGTCGAGATGCCCATCTTGGCCATCGTCTTCAACAGGCCGTCCTCCAGGGCCGTGACGTACGCCTCGATCGCATCCCGCCGGTCGGCGCCCTCGGGCCCCGCGACCAGGTCCTCGATCGTCCGGTAGGCCAGGTACGGGTTGATCGCGTCCGCACCGTAGCCCACGAGCGCCGCGTGGTGGTGGACCGTCCGGGGGGCCGCAGACTCGACGACCAGTCCGACCCGGTTGCGAAGCCCGTTGCGCACGAGGTGGTGGTGGACGCCGCCGACCGCGAGCAGGCTCGGGATGGGGAGTCGGTCGG comes from the Halapricum desulfuricans genome and includes:
- a CDS encoding NAD(P)/FAD-dependent oxidoreductase, which gives rise to MTTSHVILGDGIAGSSAAETIRETDPDADVTVITEEGEALYNRILIKEFAKGKLPEAPVSIHEPGWYDDRDIDLELNTHVTGVDTADKVVHTYDSGTYGYDKLLIATGGTPIQLPVENADAEGIHHFWTFQDAREIREHAAEAETGIVIGAGLLGIDLAAICGAQGVDAKYLMRGNRWWRYALSSDGAEIIHDALENIGVEPVFESGLDYFEVDDSGHVSGVVDTNGVTHETDFVGIAVGLDYNTEFLEGTPIDVEDGVLVDQHMQTNVEDIYAAGDITEYYDVILEDRTQNGAWGSAKEQGVVAGTNMATDDTTKEFRYVPSYSITHFDFPFLSFGHPTIGDSDAERKYSESEWRRLTFKNGKLVGGVLIGDLSQQSTFKKIIRQERPVADQKEKLLEKDVDLDALAPSAIE
- a CDS encoding single-stranded-DNA-specific exonuclease RecJ, producing MGPVPELDARAQACADRLLTAEEVLLASHIDADGLTSAAIASTALERAGLAHEVVFKKQLDAEEIASIAAMEYETVLFTDFGSGQLDVISQHVDDGDFEAVIADHHQPSDAGDCAPGFEDTDGYGDFAWHLNPLLEGIDGASELSGAGASYVLARALGGDRNRDLAALAVVGAVGDMQATGGELRGANERVVADGVDAGVVTEARDLSLYGKQTRPLPKLLEYASDVHIPGISNDESGAIAFLEDLGLDLRSDGDWRRWVDLSDGERQTLASALVQRAVSRGVPAEKIDRLVATTYTFPNEPEGTELRDASEFSTLLNATARYERADVGLAVCLGERGEPLERARRLLANHRRNLSEGIDWVTQQGVEQREHVQYFNADDRIRETIVGIVAGMALGNEGVSRSKPIVAFARKSDGELKVSARGTGVLVGQGLDLSVVMREASRAVDGDGGGHDVAAGATIPDGHEEAFLDAADRIVGDQLD
- the gltB gene encoding glutamate synthase large subunit, yielding MSRNSTPGVDGDHSRAPVTDARSNCGVGVVMDLDDGGGPWVVGDALELLANLEHRGTTGAEENTGDGAGIKIQIPHAFFSEEVDAELPDPGAYAVGTIFFPEADEQRERLKAVVEEQLAGEGLDVLAWRSVPTNNDGLGATALESEPDVWQVFVESATERADDAFGRQLYVARRVLESHVEESDLPGSDRFYVVSLDHETVDYKGLLKAGQLPEYYPDLTDERVGSTFAMVHARFSTNTLGAWHLAHPYRRIVHNGEFNTIQGNINWMRARETDLATDAFVDVTPGEGSAIEKITPIIDDPEQSDTASVDNALELLLQAGRDLPHALRMLIPEAWRHEDNDLTGTRREFYDYHASLVEPWDGPALVAATDGKRVGAVLDRNGLRPARYDILEDDTLVMASEAGALEYEPEAIRERGRLQPGQCFLADPEEGRVIPDEEVFEGLVEDRYGEWVDDEQVQLSAVATREYETRHEIDRLRNQQALFGYTYDEVDHLIEPMAETGTDPVGSMGDDTPLSVLAQHNRPLSSYFKQLFAQVTNPPLDNIREEVVTSLETRLGNQRNLLAETPAHARQLVADSPILTDTETAAIKSLDANGLSARVLDATFGSDRDLETAVEDLRDAATEAARDGTDVLVLSDTAAGADRLPIPSLLAVGGVHHHLVRNGLRNRVGLVVESAAPRTVHHHAALVGYGADAINPYLAYRTIEDLVAGPEGADRRDAIEAYVTALEDGLLKTMAKMGISTLESYQGAQIFEAVGLASDFVAEYFEGTATRTEGIGIDELEADLRERFAVAFEDGADMERQGEFEFRSGGIHHQWNPETTGTLQQAVRTGDYETYEEFAATINEQDETLQTLRGLLAFDTDARASIPIEDVEPVEDIVERFETAAMSLGSISPEAHENLAKAMNRIGAHSNTGEGGEPPERFDTETGSKTKQVASGRFGVTSAYLSAAEELQIKMAQGSKPGEGGHLPGKKVNEMIADIRHATPGVGLISPPPQHDIYSIEDLKQLIHDLKAGNPEADVNVKLVAEDGIGTIAAGVAKANADVVHISGRSGGTGASPKTSIKNAGLPWELGLAEANRMLRATGLRSRITVTTDGGLKTGRDVAVAALLGAEGYVFGTAPLVTEGCVMARQCHENTCPVGVATQKEELRERFPGQPDHVINYMTFIARELREIMAELGFAELDEMIGRAELLAQRDDVDHPKAQHLDLSAITDPPAGTDDRIKTREQTHDVDDQLDWDVLEAIGDAVETGRPVALDGTVDNVDRAVGATISNRVSRAHGPEGLPDDTIQLDFGGTAGQSFGAFLASGVTMSLTGTGNDYVGKGLSGGKLIVETPDSASYDPAENVVVGNVGLYGATGGEAYVNGMAGERFAVRNSGVTGVVEGVGDHGCEYMTGGAIAVLGETGKNFAAGMSGGIAYVYDPDDEFPERANTEMTSLSGQLKRADRRLLRRLVENHAEYTDSARAKELLEDWESALDAFVRVLPEAYAKAIESRPDDDVRTDLPAPATTETGSRSEDITAASDD
- a CDS encoding glucodextranase DOMON-like domain-containing protein, translated to MKRREYLTGLAGVGALSAVGQTNAQSDVRRLSLASAVGDDTYHPGPPRFGQVGQKFYDAMFTTFTNFHAGGKDRDNFAPRIVGEPQQDPENYDAENFSWSLTESPEDSSAALEYAPSDESDGETFEQYDTGDQNVVEFAPDVPGRYVLELTGPDGNTYEQLLHIFPENGDQGGPPRVAIEGHYDSDNSEFVLESNPELAPNSTMATADLVVEWLADGRDALSTEDIAVGDGTDSWTARIPKSALGGETARVHAAPWDTNAHGYTDTVVLDPQNEAIEYPNRPPEWIHDGIMYEIFPRSFMGPPEDGEWPTHNSNANFSSFQEKLDYLEELNVDVIWFTPTVPSESGNWKRQNFDEWSGEGNRFKYVGGGPHGYDALSYFQKAEDLTSEYTFSDYVDEPWPWEDGYDPENNARQAARESAMAEFQEFLEAAHQKDINVCIDFVINHGGRHHPFFQDTIASLSETRPSGWTYRGIAENDSSSKYFDWFARKDAPNTTADGDIVDPAPAMTGFAGLRVMPQWNYGNVALREHILAAAEHWAEMGVDAFRCDIAYGVPHSFWKEVREAVREHNSEFMMLDETIPNDPSFAENEFDMHFDTSGFMKSGGQGVVNGGDPMDLYDIVANRKNEGWPDHTLLANSTENHDEQRLYKIARDGARDDPAKAQRAVWAAGVALPGIPFIYYGQERLITENGHQRYDYNGEGNDPRAGDVGPENYKRAFMNWEENGDDVPAEHLQFYKDVTQLYKDEDILKPDADMQKTWFQSDDSVLVFGRSMETDEGTENVVVMVHFDPGTAQVDLLPGTSTTNRFAGDPAGENIGVDNDTEGVTVEFDTLAVVETDTLFSVGDRIAQFDEGTGDDNGPGSYTYPTGDAYGEGAFDMSGFTIHTTADSVQFRAPIAGDLTNPEGYAGGITAQHLQIYLQNPEAENGATEGRAGTNVTFEAPYQYRLVADGENGARVEDHEGNVVAEGSVMANGVADEIVVEIPKTAIEGGIRSYYVAPLMLGYHPDGEGNVMPVQAEAGSNAFGGAETPGQAPRVIDMVVPETSTQSDALAYSSDAKATLPYTSLASEFEIAGRANDETGDDNGPGNFQYPDAPEGDFYEGMWDITNVNIYESRSRARFEYTMATEMQNVWSLNGISQQFPQVYLRDPEAGDDQPTSTEGRNGMNVNFAEPYHYRVVVHGEGTAQVENANGEVVSSDVNLAVDGTDIRFDFPMDAIGGSPRGMDIAALVAPYDGFGTGGVRQSFASQPGEYTIGTSGEPTETAPHVMDMVTPAGTIQAQALAYTADAKAQIPLASWDGVYKIQQGIGSISDPEGDDFGPGSYTYPANLEKGQFDVTNVNIESKAQEWTFTATMGVQKNQFGNDAGFSSQVIQVYIQDPNAPEDAPTSTEGTAGTVSQFQEPYHYVAHIQAGSARLEDANGNAIVEEIPASGDTENNTITFGIPKSPINTEDITQLKTAMMVFSQDGFGENGIRQGINPGEAGDWNFGGGKEGALESAPRVIDLVGPDNVVDQESSLSYSEGSPPLIPLYTIQTLVSGQPPGGGLQAIAAPGPTVFGGVEASLDASKSKDPDGQELTFQWEQTAGPDVQEFNSTDTAQPTFIAPDVEEETTLEFTVTVSDPDDNEATGTTTATVLPQSANDAPIADAGDDKNTKPGNTVSLQSVDSEDPNGGTLSYHWEQTGGTPEVDLVGADSSGAAFNAPDVDSETTLTFELTVDDGQGKTATDTVNVTISPADGGSGTTTESGDGFGPGFGVVSGALGTAGGVAYAAKSLLGDDDPAQPEDVAVEDVEDEE